A region from the Symphalangus syndactylus isolate Jambi chromosome 2, NHGRI_mSymSyn1-v2.1_pri, whole genome shotgun sequence genome encodes:
- the SMPD2 gene encoding sphingomyelin phosphodiesterase 2 → MKPNFSLRLRIFNLNCWGIPYLSKHRADRMRRLGDFLNQESFDLALLEEVWSEQDFQYLRQKLSPTYPAAHHFRSGIIGSGLCVFSKHPIQELTQHIYTLNGYPYMIHHGDWFSGKAVGLLVLHLSGMVLNAYVTHLHAEYNRRKDIYLAHRVAQAWELAQFIHHTSKKADVVLLCGDLNMHPEDLGCCLLKEWTGLRDAYLETRDFKGSEEGNTMVPKNCYVSQQELKPFPFGVRIDYVLYKAVSGFYISCKSLETTTGNDPHSGTPLSDHEALMATLFVRHSPPQQNPSSTHGPAERSPLMSVLKEAWTELGLGMAQARRWAAFASYVIGLGLLLLALLCVLAAGGGAGEAAILLWTPSIGLVLWAGAFYLFHVQEVNGLYRAQAELQHVLGRAREAQDLGPEPQPALLLRQQEGDRAKEQ, encoded by the exons ATGAAGCCCAACTTCTCCCTGCGACTGCGGATCTTCAACCTCAACTGCTG GGGCATTCCGTACTTGAGCAAGCACCGGGCCGACCGCATGAGGCGCCTGGGAGACTTTCTGAACCAGGAGAGCTTCGACCTGGCTTTGCTGGAGGAG GTGTGGAGTGAGCAGGACTTCCAGTACCTGAGACAGAAACTGTCGCCTACCTACCCAGCTGCACACCACTTCCGGAG CGGAATCATTGGCAGTGGCCTCTGTGTCTTCTCCAAACACCCAATCCAGGAGCTCACCCAGCACATCTACACCCTCAATGGCTACCCCTACATG ATCCATCATGGTGACTGGTTCAGTGGGAAGGCTGTGGGGCTGCTGGTGCTCCATCTAAGCGGCATGGTGCTCAACGCCTATGTGACCCAT CTCCATGCCGAATACAATCGACGGAAGGACATCTACCTAGCACATCGTGTGGCCCAAGCTTGGGAATTGGCCCAGTTCATCCA CCACACATCCAAGAAGGCAGACGTGGTTCTGTTGTGTGGAGATCTCAACATGCACCCAGAAGACCTGGGCTGCTGCCTGCTGAAGGAGTGGACAGGGCTTCGTGATGCCTACCTTGAAACTCGGGACTTCAAG GGCTCTGAAGAAGGCAACACAATGGTACCCAAGAACTGCTACGTCAGCCAGCAGGAGCTGAAGCCGTTTCCCTTTGGTGTACGCATTGACTACGTGCTTTACAAG GCAGTTTCTGGGTTTTACATCTCCTGTAAGAGTCTTGAAACCACTACAGGCAATGACCCTCACAGTGGCACTCCCCTCTCTGATCATGAAGCCCTGATGGCTACTCTGTTTGTGAGGCACAGCCCCCCACAGCAGAACCCCAGCTCTACCCATG GACCAGCAGAGAGGTCGCCGTTGATGAGTGTGCTAAAGGAGGCCTGGACGGAGCTGGGTCTGGGCATGGCTCAGGCTCGCCGGTGGGCTGCCTTTGCTAGCTATGTGATTGGCCTGGGACTGCTTCTCCTGGCACTGCTGTGTGTCCTGGCGGCTGGAGGAGGGGCCGGGGAGGCTGCCATACTGCTCTGGACCCCCAGCATAGGGCTGGTGCTGTGGGCAGGTGCATTCTACCTCTTCCACGTGCAGGAGGTCAATGGCTTATATAGGGCCCAGGCTGAGCTCCAGCATGTGCTAGGAAGGGCAAGGGAGGCCCAGGACCTGGGCCCAGAGCCTCAGCCAGCCCTACTCCTGCGGCAGCAGGAGGGGGACAGAGCTAAAGAACAATAA